The proteins below are encoded in one region of Syngnathus acus chromosome 2, fSynAcu1.2, whole genome shotgun sequence:
- the asb8 gene encoding ankyrin repeat and SOCS box protein 8, giving the protein MSSTMWYIMQSIQSKYSLSERLIRTIAAIRSFPHDNVEDLIRKGADVNRMHGTLKPLHCACMVADADCVELLLEKGAEVNALDGYNRTALHYAAEKDESCVELLLEYGAQPNALDGNKDTPLHWAAFKDNPECVRALLDSGACPNARDYNSDTPLSWAAMKGNLESVKVLLDYGAQVHVTNLKGQTPISRLVALLARGLGTEQEEECLELLCRAAGHFKIRRADGTLPKELSKDPQLLARLTGMVAQAPTLRSLARCAVRHSLGVRFLPTAVKELPLPETIKEYLLLRD; this is encoded by the exons ATGAGTTCTACTATGTGGTACATCATGCAAAGCATTCAAAGTAAATACTCCCTGTCCGAGCGGCTCATCCGCACCATCGCTGCCATCCGTTCCTTCCCGCATGACAACGTGGAGGATCTCATTCGCAAG GGTGCCGATGTGAACCGCATGCATGGCACACTGAAGCCCCTGCACTGCGCCTGCATGGTTGCTGATGCTGACTGTGTGGAGCTGCTGTTGGAGAAGGGGGCAGAG GTGAACGCTTTAGATGGCTACAACCGCACGGCGCTCCACTATGCAGCAGAGAAGGACGAGAGCTGTGtggagctgctgctggagtACGGGGCCCAGCCCAACGCTCTGGATGGCAATAAGGACACTCCGCTCCACTGGGCCGCGTTTAAAGACAACCCCGAGTGTGTGCGAGCGCTGCTCGACAGCGGGGCTTGCCCCAATGCCCGCGACTACAACAGTGATACGCCACTGAGCTGGGCAGCCATGAAGGGTAACCTGGAAAGCGTCAAAGTGCTTTTGGACTATGGCGCACAGGTGCATGTGACCAACTTGAAGGGCCAGACGCCCATATCCCGACTGGTGGCCCTCTTGGCACGCGGCCTGGGCAccgagcaggaggaggagtgcCTGGAATTGTTGTGCCGGGCAGCCGGGCACTTCAAAATCCGCCGGGCCGACGGAACGCTTCCCAAAGAGCTTAGTAAGGATCCACAGCTGCTTGCCAGGCTCACCGGCATGGTAGCCCAGGCGCCCACACTGCGCTCTCTGGCACGCTGCGCCGTGAGGCATAGTCTTGGCGTGCGGTTCCTGCCCACAGCAGTCAAAGAGCTTCCTCTACCAGAGACCATCAAGGAGTATCTCCTCCTCAGAGACTAA